In the Hordeum vulgare subsp. vulgare chromosome 7H, MorexV3_pseudomolecules_assembly, whole genome shotgun sequence genome, one interval contains:
- the LOC123412657 gene encoding pathogen-associated molecular patterns-induced protein A70-like has translation MQAAPMYALWSTVHGWFTPWVLFLVLNLVIATIFVTSMATSSAGSGEGVPAGPVGERRRLSRVDSVAIDRPHFSAPAPEAPMTGVLDLGHPNEQPPPLEMEAEDEGEHDAFTNEDEHEEHVHMERGMSETAVEAELPRLPTWLPKSASDKSAFAHFVDGVDTEVVEAHRPATTRDAERRRPQVAEPEEPASEVEIKEAGGEVDARADEFINKFHHQLKMQRMDSFMRSRNTLHRRRATVVPEAR, from the coding sequence ATGCAGGCGGCGCCAATGTATGCGCTGTGGAGCACCGTGCACGGGTGGTTCACCCCATGGGTGCTGTTCCTCGTGCTCAACCTCGTCATCGCCACCATATTCGTCACCTCCATGGCCACGTCCTCGGCGGGGAGCGGAGAAGGGGTTCCGGCCGGGCCTGTCGGCGAGAGGAGGAGACTGTCCCGCGTGGATTCAGTTGCAATCGACCGGCCCCACTTCAGCGCTCCTGCCCCTGAGGCCCCGATGACCGGAGTACTGGATCTGGGACACCCCAACGAGCAACCGCCGCCGCTCGAGATGGAGGCAGAGGATGAGGGTGAGCACGACGCGTTTACAAATGAGGACGAGCACGAAGAGCACGTGCACATGGAGAGGGGCATGTCAGAGACAGCGGTCGAGGCCGAGCTGCCGCGGCTGCCGACGTGGCTGCCCAAGTCAGCGAGCGACAAGTCGGCGTTCGCGCACTTCGTGGACGGGGTGGACACCGAGGTGGTGGAGGCGCACAGGCCCGCGACGACGAGGGATGCGGAGCGCCGCCGCCCCCAGGTGGCAGAACCGGAGGAGCCGGCGTCGGAGGTGGAGATCAAGGAGGCCGGTGGGGAGGTGGATGCGCGcgctgacgaattcatcaacaagTTCCACCACCAACTGAAGATGCAGCGCATGGACTCATTTATGCGCTCCCGGAatacgctccaccgccgccgggcGACCGTGGTGCCAGAGGCGCGGTAG